The segment TCACCATGAAGATGCCCGAACTGCGCGATGCCACCTATCTGGCGGCGCTCGAATTTTCGCGTCTGCACGCATCGGGCTATCTGCCGGTCGATGCGCAGCGCTTCAGCGCGGATGTGACCGCTGCGGTCCGCACCGCCCATCCCAGCGTATCGCGCGTCCTGGTTCAGGAAATTTCAGCCCTTCCCGGCTGATCGAACAATCCACCAGCGATCATTCATTCGCCCGGGCCGCTGGCCCGGGCGTTTTCGTTTCAGCGTGCGCTGCGCGGAGCGGCCTGTTCGGCGCTCCGCGGATTGGCCTTGGGCGCAGGTGCATCGCGGCGCGGCGCACGCGGTTCGGCCGCCGCCATCTGCTGCACCGGCATCTTCGGCACAGGCTTGCCCGCCAGCGCCATGCTCAGCTGCACGGCGGCATTGGGGCTCATGTTCGACATGATGAGCGCCATCGCACGCTCCCGCATGCGGCGGGCCACCTCGGTCTGCACTTCCAGATCGAGCCGCTCGAAAATCGGCGCCGCCTTGGCGGGCTTCATCGTCTGATAGATGCGCGCCAGTTCATCATAAGGCTCATTGGCTTCGACGGGCTTGCCGCCCGCCGCCATGCGCGGTGCCGGCTTTTCGGCTTCGGCCTGCCGGGATGCCAGATCGGCCTTCAGCCGCTCCTCGGTTGCCTTCGCCGCCTGTTCACGCAGCTGCAGCGCGCGCTTCTGCTCGGCCATCGCGCGGTCGCGGTCGCGCACGCTCTGCTGGATCGAATTGCCCAGCCGCGTCTGCGGCTGTTCGGTGGCAGGCGCGGCAACTGCGACCGCGTTGGCGATCGCCGAAAGCCCGGCAACCCCTGCGGTCACCATCAACAGGCTCGGCCGGAAACGGTCCGGGATACGGGCGGTGATCCGCCCCAACCCGCTCAACATGCCCGAAGACGCCGCAACCATTATGCCGCCTCCGCGCGCGGTGTTGCGGCTTCGGCCTCGGCCACCGCCATCGCGACCAGCGCGGCCGTTTCCGAATGATCCGACGGCTGCGACGCGGGGGTGTCGCCGCGGCGGCCACGGCCACCGCGCTTACGCCGGCTCCGCCCCTGCGGTACCGCGCTCGTCACCACATCGCCTGCCTCGGCATCATCATCGGTCAGGATATCCTCCTCACCGTCCTCCTCTGCGCCGCGCGAACGCTCATTGGCGCTCGCGCTCGCTTCCATGATCCGCTCGGCAACCGAATTGCCGATTCCGATCATCATCGACAATTCGTCACGCAGCGCCTCGCCCGAGGCGATGGTACGTGCATTGGCGGCACCGTCGGTAGCAAGCAGGTCTTTGAGCTCGGCCAGCACCGTGCGCGCCTGCGCGGTGGCATTGTCGAGCGACTTCACCGTCTGCGCCAGATCGCCCGACTTGATCGCGTTGAAGCTGCGCATCATGCGCGCGCACTGCACAAGGACGGCAACGCACAGCAGCATCAGCGCCACATTGGTGAAAGTTGCGAACGTCATTTGGAAAAGCCCTTCGAAATGTCCGACACCATCCGGACCGCAATATTGTTGCAGCGCTGGCCGATCTGCGCATGGCCCAGCGGAATCCCACCGCAATGCAGTTCGAGCGGATCGTCGGGCCCGCGATTGAGCGGGATCGTCTGGCCAACCTGCAGGCTCATCATGTCGTTGAGGCGCATCTGCCTTTCACCCAGAACAACATCGACCGAGACTTCGGTGTTATGCAGTTCAGACGCCATGTGCGCTTCCCAGATCCGGTCGCGACCCAGCTTTTCACCCATGAAGCGCTGCAGCAGCTTGGCACGCACCGGCTCGATCGTGGCATAAGGCAACAGGACATCGAACTTGCCGCCGCGCCCTTCCATGTCGACGCGGAAGGTGGCGACCGCTGCAATATTGCTGGGGCCGGCAATCGCGGCAAAGCGCGGGCTGGTCTCGATACGCTCCACCTGCATCGTGACGGGCTCGATCGCCTCGAATGCCGTCGACAGATCGTCAAGCGCCAGCTGCACCACCTTCGAGACGAGCATCGTCTCGATCGTCGTGAACGCCCGCCCCTCGATCCGCAGCGTGCTATTGCCCTTGCGCCCACCCAAAAGCGCATCGACCACGGCATAGATCAGGTTGGATTCAACCGTGACGACACCGTAATTTTCCCATTCCTTCACCTTGAACACGCCGAACATCGCGGGCAGCGCGACACGGTTCATGAACTCGCCGAAACGGATCGGGCGGATTTCCTCAAGGCTGACATCGATCGCATCGGACGTCAGGTTGCGCATGCTGGTGGCAAAGGTGCGCACCATGCGTTCGCACACCACCTCCAGCATCGGCAGACGTTCATGGCTGATCACGTTCGATTCGATGACCGCCTTCAGACCACTCTTTTGCGGCGACGGCGCGCTGTTGTCGAAACCGAACAGCGCATCGATCCCCGCCTGATCGAACGTCACGTCGCCAAGCGGCATCGGCTTGGGATCGGGAAGGATGAAATCGTCGAAGTCATCGCTCATTGCTGGACAAGATCCTGAATAAGCACGTCGCGCACCATATTGGCGCCCAGCGTGGCTGTCATGCGGGCCATCATCTCTTCCTTGACGCGGAACACCGCCGCCGATCCGTTCAGATCCTCGGGCCGCAATTCGCGCAGGAAAGGCTGCAACGCATCAAGGATGAAGGGCAGCTTCCCGCGCACTTCGTTCACCTGGCCTTCCTCATCGGCGACGATGATGAAACGCAGCTTCAGGAAACGCGCCTGCCCATCGCTGGATCGCAGGTTCACGACCAACGGCGGCACCTCGACATAGGCTTCAGGCCCTGCGCCCGACGCGCTCGGCTTGGCGCCTTCATCACCGCTCAGCAACATATAGCCGCCACCGCCCGCACCCAGCAGCAATATCGCCGCAGCGCCCGCAATCATTGCCTTGCGCTTGTCGAAAC is part of the Sphingomonas sp. C3-2 genome and harbors:
- a CDS encoding MotE family protein — translated: MVAASSGMLSGLGRITARIPDRFRPSLLMVTAGVAGLSAIANAVAVAAPATEQPQTRLGNSIQQSVRDRDRAMAEQKRALQLREQAAKATEERLKADLASRQAEAEKPAPRMAAGGKPVEANEPYDELARIYQTMKPAKAAPIFERLDLEVQTEVARRMRERAMALIMSNMSPNAAVQLSMALAGKPVPKMPVQQMAAAEPRAPRRDAPAPKANPRSAEQAAPRSAR
- a CDS encoding DUF6468 domain-containing protein, which produces MTFATFTNVALMLLCVAVLVQCARMMRSFNAIKSGDLAQTVKSLDNATAQARTVLAELKDLLATDGAANARTIASGEALRDELSMMIGIGNSVAERIMEASASANERSRGAEEDGEEDILTDDDAEAGDVVTSAVPQGRSRRKRGGRGRRGDTPASQPSDHSETAALVAMAVAEAEAATPRAEAA
- the fliM gene encoding flagellar motor switch protein FliM, with product MSDDFDDFILPDPKPMPLGDVTFDQAGIDALFGFDNSAPSPQKSGLKAVIESNVISHERLPMLEVVCERMVRTFATSMRNLTSDAIDVSLEEIRPIRFGEFMNRVALPAMFGVFKVKEWENYGVVTVESNLIYAVVDALLGGRKGNSTLRIEGRAFTTIETMLVSKVVQLALDDLSTAFEAIEPVTMQVERIETSPRFAAIAGPSNIAAVATFRVDMEGRGGKFDVLLPYATIEPVRAKLLQRFMGEKLGRDRIWEAHMASELHNTEVSVDVVLGERQMRLNDMMSLQVGQTIPLNRGPDDPLELHCGGIPLGHAQIGQRCNNIAVRMVSDISKGFSK
- a CDS encoding flagellar basal body-associated FliL family protein → MSTSMTIETGANAELATPAEPEPAAPARRFDKRKAMIAGAAAILLLGAGGGGYMLLSGDEGAKPSASGAGPEAYVEVPPLVVNLRSSDGQARFLKLRFIIVADEEGQVNEVRGKLPFILDALQPFLRELRPEDLNGSAAVFRVKEEMMARMTATLGANMVRDVLIQDLVQQ